In one window of Haloprofundus halophilus DNA:
- a CDS encoding twin-arginine translocase subunit TatC, with amino-acid sequence MVLEADRVRELGPRGSGVLLRIARTQARELTLLFSVAVALTLAAFRATGVDLQKAALGVYAPAGTTLPTDPLVSLGVELQVAALAGVGVAGTALLWQARAEIRPHGTRTRRLYLLSAGLCLLGVVLGAVLVVPALLELLKFGILRSGFVPAYRPYWLAEVALFLPVAVGVALSLPPLMVALVGDGIVSSSVLHRDWGFVLLGVLGYASVYSPPDSVTFVVYGGVLFAGYVAGLAVLTFG; translated from the coding sequence ATGGTCCTCGAAGCAGATCGCGTGCGGGAGCTCGGACCCAGAGGGAGTGGCGTTCTTCTGCGGATTGCCCGCACGCAGGCACGCGAACTCACCCTCCTGTTTTCCGTCGCCGTCGCGCTGACGCTCGCCGCGTTTCGAGCGACCGGGGTCGACCTCCAGAAGGCCGCGCTCGGCGTCTACGCGCCCGCGGGGACGACGCTCCCGACCGACCCGCTGGTCTCGCTCGGCGTCGAACTGCAGGTTGCAGCGCTCGCAGGCGTCGGCGTCGCCGGAACGGCGCTCCTCTGGCAGGCACGCGCGGAGATTCGTCCACACGGCACGCGAACGAGACGGCTGTATCTCCTGTCGGCGGGACTCTGTCTGCTCGGCGTCGTCCTCGGTGCGGTGCTCGTCGTTCCCGCACTGCTGGAACTGCTCAAGTTCGGCATCCTCAGAAGCGGGTTCGTTCCGGCGTACCGACCGTACTGGCTGGCGGAGGTGGCGCTGTTTCTGCCCGTCGCCGTCGGCGTCGCCCTCTCGCTACCTCCGCTGATGGTCGCGCTCGTCGGCGACGGTATCGTCTCCTCGTCGGTGCTGCACCGCGACTGGGGGTTCGTCCTCCTCGGCGTGCTCGGCTACGCGTCGGTGTACTCGCCGCCGGACTCGGTGACGTTCGTCGTCTACGGCGGCGTACTCTTCGCCGGCTACGTCGCCGGATTGGCCGTGCTGACGTTCGGGTGA
- a CDS encoding ABC transporter permease: MVAPRTWRNLRRELRGSALAKIGIVLVLAIIFVAMFAPFIAPYDPYQQDLQNSQVPPLGFSTTENETRSEMVNGSIQVIEEEVTVNATMAHPLGTDALGRDMLSRTIYGARTSLLVGVLGTLLAVLIGVTVGLTAGYYGGRVDDGLMRMSDIMLAFPSLVLAIALIGLFGGVTIRIPDPFVAVGLAPDMPPNIVLPGTVVLVVALVNWVWFARVARGEALSLRSEEYVKAARALGASDGSIVARHIFPNSITPILVLATIQVAAIILLESSLSYLGFSGANLSWGLDIAQGRDYLASAWWIASIPGVAIVFAVIGVNLVGDWLRDALDPGIEGEGGV; this comes from the coding sequence ATGGTCGCTCCACGCACGTGGCGGAATCTCCGCCGCGAACTCCGCGGGAGCGCGCTCGCCAAGATCGGCATCGTGCTGGTGTTGGCCATCATCTTCGTGGCGATGTTCGCGCCGTTCATCGCGCCGTACGACCCGTATCAGCAGGACCTACAGAATTCGCAGGTGCCGCCGCTCGGGTTCAGCACGACCGAGAACGAGACGCGCTCGGAGATGGTCAACGGGAGCATCCAGGTCATCGAGGAGGAGGTGACGGTGAACGCGACGATGGCCCACCCGCTCGGCACCGACGCGCTCGGCCGCGACATGCTCTCGCGGACCATCTACGGGGCGCGTACGTCGCTGCTCGTCGGCGTCCTCGGGACGCTGTTGGCGGTGCTCATCGGCGTCACCGTTGGCCTCACCGCCGGCTACTACGGCGGCCGCGTCGACGACGGCCTGATGCGGATGTCCGACATCATGTTGGCGTTCCCGTCGCTCGTCCTGGCTATCGCACTCATCGGCCTGTTCGGCGGGGTGACGATACGGATACCCGACCCGTTCGTCGCCGTCGGACTCGCGCCCGATATGCCGCCGAACATCGTGTTACCGGGCACCGTCGTGCTCGTCGTGGCGCTGGTCAACTGGGTGTGGTTCGCTCGCGTCGCCCGCGGCGAGGCGCTCAGCCTCCGCAGCGAGGAGTACGTGAAAGCCGCCCGCGCGCTCGGCGCGAGCGACGGCTCTATCGTGGCGCGACACATCTTCCCGAACAGCATCACTCCCATCCTGGTGTTGGCGACGATTCAGGTCGCCGCCATCATCCTCCTGGAGAGCTCGCTGTCGTACCTCGGCTTCTCGGGGGCGAACCTCTCGTGGGGGCTCGACATCGCACAGGGCCGTGACTATCTGGCGTCGGCGTGGTGGATCGCGTCGATTCCCGGCGTCGCCATCGTCTTCGCCGTCATCGGGGTCAACCTCGTCGGCGACTGGCTGCGCGACGCGCTCGACCCCGGCATCGAGGGGGAAGGAGGCGTTTAG
- a CDS encoding ribonuclease H, with the protein MAAHRRSSLRNLFDQSPTPHIAHPPRTHHRQFYVATDGSYRPGGGGLGAVIETRDGVRVARVSLPDAVPNNNVAEYRALHLGLDVLAARAPRTASVGVLVDHDDLAANVNAATLAAADPSWNPAGTPPVPDGSENHWRGILARISGFADLRAARIDSRENPAHVLANTPTEYAHVNREPDRCVLPEPPGASNGAGDGVLPPSRTERTAGD; encoded by the coding sequence ATGGCCGCACACCGCCGGTCATCGCTGAGAAATCTGTTCGACCAATCGCCCACCCCGCACATCGCGCATCCGCCGCGAACCCACCACCGCCAGTTCTACGTCGCGACCGACGGGTCGTACCGTCCCGGCGGGGGCGGACTCGGGGCCGTCATCGAGACGCGCGACGGCGTACGGGTCGCCCGCGTCTCCCTCCCCGACGCCGTTCCGAATAACAACGTCGCCGAGTACCGTGCGCTTCACCTCGGCTTGGACGTGCTGGCCGCGCGCGCACCTAGAACCGCGAGCGTCGGCGTCCTCGTCGACCACGACGACCTGGCGGCGAACGTCAACGCCGCGACGCTCGCGGCCGCCGACCCGTCGTGGAACCCCGCCGGAACGCCGCCGGTCCCGGACGGGAGCGAGAACCACTGGCGCGGCATCCTCGCGCGCATCTCGGGGTTCGCCGACCTCCGCGCGGCGCGCATCGACAGCCGCGAGAATCCCGCCCACGTGCTGGCGAACACGCCCACCGAGTACGCTCACGTGAACCGCGAACCCGACCGCTGCGTGCTCCCCGAACCGCCGGGAGCCTCGAACGGCGCCGGCGACGGCGTTCTCCCGCCGTCGCGGACCGAACGGACCGCGGGCGACTGA
- the cysE gene encoding serine O-acetyltransferase, whose product MPSPWTRLREDLRAALENDPAALSYTEVLLTYPGVHALWMHRIAHALWNAHLHLPARLLSHLSRFLTGVELHPAATVGRRVFIDHGMGVVVGETAEIGDDVVLYHGVTLGGNSMQRTKRHPTVEDGAVLGANATLIGPLTVGENARVGAGSVVVDDVPPETSVVGNPARAPGDGTNAGEGGDEDGDENRRSDSVTDADDT is encoded by the coding sequence ATGCCGTCACCGTGGACACGACTCCGGGAAGACCTGCGCGCCGCACTGGAGAACGACCCGGCCGCGCTGAGTTACACTGAAGTTCTGTTGACGTACCCAGGAGTCCACGCGCTCTGGATGCACCGGATAGCGCACGCGCTGTGGAACGCACATCTGCACCTCCCCGCTCGACTGCTCTCTCATCTCTCGCGGTTTCTCACCGGCGTCGAACTCCACCCGGCGGCGACCGTGGGCCGTCGGGTGTTCATCGACCACGGGATGGGCGTCGTCGTCGGCGAGACGGCCGAGATAGGCGACGACGTCGTACTCTACCACGGCGTCACGCTCGGCGGCAACTCGATGCAGCGGACGAAGCGCCACCCGACCGTCGAGGACGGCGCCGTCTTGGGCGCGAACGCGACCCTCATCGGGCCGCTCACCGTCGGCGAGAACGCCCGCGTCGGGGCGGGCTCGGTCGTCGTCGACGACGTTCCCCCCGAGACGTCCGTCGTCGGGAACCCCGCCCGAGCACCCGGAGACGGGACGAACGCCGGCGAAGGGGGAGACGAGGACGGAGACGAAAATCGACGCTCCGACTCGGTGACAGACGCCGACGACACCTGA
- a CDS encoding ABC transporter ATP-binding protein, whose protein sequence is MDEILKVRDLKTRFFTEEGQVNAVEGVSFDVRDGEIFGIVGESGSGKSVTALSVIDLIESPGRVTAGEVWYRNEALADEFREQKPDAVDGAFVDLRQLPKGVRRSLRGPSFSMVFQDPMSSLNPSITVGEQIAEAVEVQRRARANPRSTRSRTQGYGLAQYLVDSVVPGREYTSDESKERAIELLEQVGIPDPEARAEEYPHQFSGGMLQRAMIAQALAGEPDVLVADEPTTALDVTIQAQILNLLRELQREQDMSIIMITHDLGVIARMCDRVGVMYAGQVVERGTLEDIFERPVHPYTEGLLGSIPDLEDPSPRLSPIEGNVPSLLDSEMGGRCYFADRCPKAMETCLNPIPEYDTDSGDVVGDGANAEAVHTARCVLATREFDPAEALADDYFRGADEAADPETPEDAAEQEVVSDD, encoded by the coding sequence ATGGACGAGATACTCAAAGTCAGAGATCTGAAGACGCGGTTCTTCACGGAGGAGGGACAGGTCAACGCCGTCGAGGGCGTCAGTTTCGACGTTCGAGACGGCGAGATATTCGGCATCGTCGGCGAGTCCGGCAGCGGCAAGTCGGTGACGGCGCTGTCGGTCATCGACCTCATCGAGTCGCCCGGCAGGGTGACCGCCGGCGAGGTCTGGTACCGAAACGAGGCGCTCGCCGACGAGTTCCGCGAACAGAAGCCGGACGCCGTCGACGGCGCGTTCGTCGACCTGCGGCAGTTACCCAAGGGCGTCCGCCGGTCGCTTCGCGGTCCCTCGTTCAGCATGGTGTTTCAGGACCCGATGAGCAGTCTCAACCCCTCCATCACGGTGGGCGAACAGATCGCCGAAGCGGTCGAGGTCCAGCGCCGCGCCCGCGCGAACCCGCGGAGCACCCGCTCGCGGACCCAGGGGTACGGTCTCGCGCAGTACCTCGTCGACAGCGTCGTTCCCGGTCGGGAGTACACGAGCGACGAGAGCAAAGAGCGAGCCATCGAACTGCTCGAACAGGTCGGCATCCCCGACCCGGAGGCGCGCGCCGAGGAGTACCCCCACCAGTTCTCCGGCGGGATGCTCCAGCGGGCGATGATCGCGCAGGCGCTCGCGGGCGAACCCGACGTCCTCGTCGCCGACGAACCGACGACGGCGCTCGACGTGACGATTCAGGCGCAGATTCTGAACCTGCTCAGAGAGCTACAGCGCGAACAGGATATGAGCATCATCATGATAACGCACGACCTCGGCGTCATCGCGCGGATGTGCGACCGCGTCGGCGTCATGTACGCCGGACAGGTCGTCGAACGCGGCACGCTCGAAGACATCTTCGAACGGCCGGTACACCCGTACACGGAGGGGCTGTTGGGGTCGATTCCGGACCTCGAAGACCCGTCACCGCGGCTGTCGCCCATCGAAGGCAACGTGCCGAGTCTGCTCGACTCGGAGATGGGCGGCCGCTGTTACTTCGCGGACCGCTGCCCGAAGGCGATGGAGACGTGTCTCAACCCCATCCCCGAGTACGACACCGACAGCGGCGACGTCGTCGGCGACGGCGCGAACGCGGAGGCGGTTCACACCGCCCGCTGCGTGCTCGCGACCCGCGAGTTCGACCCCGCGGAGGCGCTCGCCGACGACTACTTCCGCGGCGCGGACGAGGCGGCGGACCCGGAGACGCCGGAGGACGCCGCCGAACAGGAGGTGGTGAGCGATGACTGA
- a CDS encoding ABC transporter substrate-binding protein, protein MTEDRQSRVSRRRYLQLAGGAAATAALAGCSGDSDEINTETPADTGGDGGGNDTGNDTGSSDGEDNQDGGEFAVTITQGQMDSGLDPHDHRETTTDIITMQMYEGALDRNREGQVIEGLAENYEQAEPDRVRLTLREGVTFHNGDELTPADVAFSINRIVNPDVGNLASPQSDQLAGITEAQPVEGENAVDVVSDGVNPMAVGLLASYGDIMQQSWVESNDNSYINSHANGTGPFQLSNYTQDESVEYTKYEEYWREPAAVDALTITSASESSTRVNQLVSGETDIVVNVPPQEVSRINGNDNTSVEAVPSTRVIYNGMRYDVEPFSNRDFRRAMNLAIDLDTIVAEVLADFSDPTGQPTLEGFVGYNPDIDPYPYDVEQAEQLVEESGFAGATLELHTPVGRYLKDLEIAQAVVGYINELSNVEAEVTQRDFGDLAAQLTTGNIEDMPDWYLIGWGNETFDASQTLIPLLSTDGALSSWSNEEFDSLLDEAGQTADADQREQLLREANQLAHDEAPWIFLNRQYSVYGASSRIDWQPRRDESIKAYEIAQP, encoded by the coding sequence ATGACTGAAGACAGGCAGTCACGTGTTAGCAGACGCCGTTACCTCCAGTTGGCAGGCGGTGCCGCCGCGACGGCAGCACTCGCCGGTTGTTCCGGCGACTCCGACGAGATAAACACCGAGACGCCCGCGGACACCGGGGGCGACGGCGGTGGAAACGACACCGGTAACGACACCGGGAGCTCCGACGGGGAGGACAACCAGGACGGCGGAGAGTTCGCCGTCACCATCACGCAGGGGCAGATGGACTCCGGTCTCGACCCTCACGACCACCGTGAGACGACGACGGACATCATCACCATGCAGATGTACGAGGGGGCGCTCGACCGGAACCGCGAGGGGCAGGTCATCGAGGGTCTCGCCGAGAACTACGAACAGGCGGAACCGGACCGCGTTCGTCTCACGCTCCGCGAGGGCGTCACGTTCCACAACGGCGACGAACTCACCCCCGCGGACGTCGCGTTCAGCATCAACCGCATCGTCAACCCCGACGTCGGCAACCTCGCCAGCCCGCAGAGCGACCAGTTGGCGGGTATCACGGAGGCGCAGCCGGTCGAGGGCGAGAACGCGGTCGACGTCGTCTCCGACGGCGTCAACCCGATGGCCGTCGGGCTGCTCGCCAGCTACGGTGACATCATGCAGCAGTCGTGGGTCGAATCGAACGACAACAGCTACATCAACAGCCACGCAAACGGCACCGGACCGTTCCAGCTGTCGAACTACACCCAAGACGAGAGCGTCGAGTACACGAAGTACGAAGAGTACTGGCGCGAACCGGCGGCCGTCGACGCGCTGACCATCACCTCGGCGTCAGAGTCGAGCACCCGCGTCAACCAGCTCGTCAGCGGCGAGACGGACATCGTCGTCAACGTCCCACCACAGGAGGTCAGCCGCATCAACGGCAACGACAACACGAGCGTCGAAGCCGTACCGAGTACGCGCGTCATCTACAACGGAATGCGGTACGACGTCGAGCCGTTCTCGAACCGCGACTTCCGGCGAGCGATGAACCTCGCCATCGACCTCGACACTATCGTCGCGGAGGTGCTCGCGGACTTCTCGGACCCGACGGGTCAGCCGACGCTCGAAGGGTTCGTCGGCTACAACCCCGACATCGACCCGTACCCGTACGACGTCGAGCAGGCCGAACAGCTCGTCGAGGAGAGCGGGTTCGCCGGCGCGACGCTCGAACTGCACACGCCGGTCGGTCGCTACCTGAAAGACCTCGAGATCGCGCAGGCGGTCGTCGGCTACATCAACGAGCTCTCGAACGTCGAAGCCGAGGTGACCCAGCGCGACTTCGGTGACCTCGCCGCGCAGCTCACCACCGGCAACATCGAGGACATGCCCGACTGGTACCTCATCGGCTGGGGCAACGAGACGTTCGACGCGAGTCAGACGCTCATCCCGCTGCTGTCGACCGACGGCGCGCTGTCGAGTTGGAGCAACGAGGAGTTCGACAGCCTACTCGACGAGGCGGGGCAGACCGCCGACGCCGACCAGCGCGAACAGCTGCTTCGGGAAGCGAACCAACTCGCCCACGACGAGGCGCCGTGGATCTTCCTCAACCGGCAGTACAGCGTCTACGGGGCGAGTTCGCGTATCGACTGGCAGCCACGTCGCGACGAGTCCATCAAGGCGTACGAAATCGCCCAGCCGTAA
- a CDS encoding ABC transporter permease, with protein MSFARFIIKRSLQGIFVVWGVVTVVFLLRFSTPGDPVNFIAPLDASPELRQRIAEELGLNQPLYVQYLDYLAGLLTGDMGYSYISGTEAATRIFARIPATVELAVAATVVAIIISIPLGVVSATRRHEPADYAATTFSLAGISTPNFWLGIMLVLVFAVQLNFLPTSRRPIGFTPAMGYLVAGNPARIVLWLQHITLPAITLGTYFTALVTRLTRSGMLDELGKSYVDAARAKGLPETLVRYKHALRNTLIPVITVLGLQLGTLIGGAVITEAVFAWPGLGTLVINSINTRDWPLIQGSLIIIGSSFVFVNIVVDALYAYVNPQVVYD; from the coding sequence ATGTCATTTGCACGATTCATAATCAAGCGGAGCCTGCAGGGAATCTTCGTCGTCTGGGGTGTCGTGACGGTCGTATTCCTCCTGCGGTTCTCTACGCCGGGCGACCCCGTCAACTTCATCGCCCCGTTAGACGCCAGTCCCGAACTTCGGCAGCGTATCGCCGAGGAACTCGGGTTGAACCAACCACTGTACGTCCAGTACCTCGACTATCTCGCGGGCTTGCTCACCGGCGACATGGGCTACTCGTACATCTCGGGGACGGAAGCGGCGACGCGTATCTTCGCTCGCATCCCGGCGACCGTCGAACTCGCCGTCGCCGCCACCGTCGTCGCGATTATCATCTCGATTCCGCTGGGCGTCGTCAGCGCGACGCGACGGCACGAACCGGCCGACTACGCCGCGACGACGTTCTCGCTCGCGGGTATCAGCACGCCGAACTTCTGGCTCGGCATCATGCTCGTGCTCGTCTTCGCGGTGCAGTTGAACTTCCTGCCGACGAGCCGCCGACCTATCGGATTCACCCCCGCGATGGGGTATCTCGTCGCGGGCAACCCCGCCAGAATCGTCCTCTGGCTGCAGCACATCACGCTCCCGGCCATCACGCTGGGGACGTACTTCACGGCGCTCGTGACGCGCCTGACGCGCAGCGGGATGCTCGACGAGCTCGGCAAGAGCTACGTCGACGCCGCCCGCGCCAAGGGGCTTCCGGAGACGCTCGTCCGGTACAAGCACGCGCTCCGGAACACGCTCATCCCGGTCATCACCGTTCTCGGCCTCCAACTGGGGACGCTCATCGGCGGCGCGGTCATCACCGAGGCGGTGTTCGCGTGGCCCGGACTGGGAACGCTCGTCATCAACAGCATCAACACCCGTGACTGGCCGCTCATCCAGGGCAGTCTCATCATCATCGGGTCGAGTTTCGTCTTCGTGAACATCGTCGTCGACGCGCTGTACGCGTACGTCAACCCGCAGGTGGTGTACGACTGA
- a CDS encoding ABC transporter ATP-binding protein, with product MTENRRPTATNGDPLLRVTDLKKYYGEESSLFDTLLGRESESVKAVDGISFDVHKGETLGLVGESGCGKSTTGETLLRLREATDGRVEFAGDDVYEMEGDELTEFRRRAQIVFQDPFSSLDPRMTIGEIISEPYRIHGLPEESPDDGRSKREWRIDRAAELLERVGLSANHVERYPHEFSGGQRQRVGIARALALEPEFIVLDEPVSALDVSVQAQVLNLLDDLQEEFGLTYLFIAHDLSVVRHICDRVAVMYLGNIVELGPTDDLFDDPQHPYTRALLESVPRAAVAESGRRVEPLAGDVPSPRNPPSGCRFRTRCPRVIPPADVTLSQRAYREVMDLRDRLERGELSAESVWSNVDDETDKPGFKRHLREEFFSHDLSGDDEAAVERALEALSNGDTEEAIAILRERFESVCETTRPLLQEREHPSACHLYEQPADAPVDRDPVRAHPEADVVGDDETGAEAD from the coding sequence ATGACTGAGAACCGCCGACCGACGGCGACCAACGGCGACCCGCTCCTTCGGGTCACCGACCTGAAGAAGTACTACGGCGAGGAGAGTTCGCTGTTCGACACGCTGCTCGGCCGCGAGTCCGAGAGCGTCAAGGCCGTCGACGGTATCAGTTTCGACGTTCACAAAGGCGAGACGCTGGGGCTCGTCGGCGAGTCCGGATGCGGGAAGTCGACCACCGGCGAGACGCTGCTTCGCCTGCGAGAGGCGACCGACGGCCGCGTCGAGTTCGCCGGCGACGACGTCTACGAGATGGAGGGCGACGAACTGACCGAGTTCCGCCGCCGCGCCCAGATCGTCTTCCAGGACCCCTTCTCCAGTCTCGACCCCCGGATGACCATCGGCGAGATAATCTCGGAGCCGTACCGAATCCACGGACTGCCCGAGGAGTCGCCCGACGACGGGCGCTCGAAGCGCGAGTGGCGCATCGACCGGGCCGCCGAACTGCTCGAACGCGTCGGGCTCTCGGCGAACCACGTCGAGCGCTACCCGCACGAGTTCTCCGGCGGGCAGCGCCAGCGGGTCGGTATCGCTCGCGCGCTCGCGCTCGAACCGGAGTTCATCGTGCTCGACGAACCCGTCTCCGCGCTCGACGTGAGCGTGCAGGCGCAGGTGTTGAACCTGCTGGACGACCTCCAGGAGGAGTTCGGCCTCACATACCTGTTCATCGCGCACGACCTCTCGGTGGTCCGCCACATCTGCGACCGAGTCGCCGTGATGTACCTCGGCAACATCGTCGAACTCGGGCCGACCGACGACCTGTTCGACGACCCGCAGCACCCCTACACGCGAGCGCTGTTGGAGAGCGTCCCGCGGGCCGCAGTCGCGGAGAGCGGCCGCCGCGTCGAGCCGCTCGCTGGCGACGTGCCGAGTCCGCGGAACCCGCCGAGCGGCTGTCGGTTCCGCACGCGCTGTCCGCGGGTCATCCCGCCCGCCGACGTGACGCTCTCGCAGCGGGCGTACCGCGAGGTGATGGACCTCAGAGACCGCCTCGAACGCGGCGAGTTGAGCGCGGAGTCGGTGTGGAGCAACGTCGACGACGAGACCGACAAACCGGGGTTCAAGCGCCACCTCCGAGAGGAGTTCTTCAGTCACGACCTGAGCGGCGACGACGAAGCGGCCGTCGAACGGGCGCTGGAGGCGTTGTCGAACGGCGACACGGAGGAAGCGATCGCCATCCTCCGCGAACGCTTTGAGAGCGTCTGTGAGACCACTCGACCGCTGTTGCAGGAGCGCGAGCACCCGTCGGCGTGCCACCTGTACGAGCAACCGGCGGACGCACCGGTCGACCGCGACCCGGTGCGCGCGCACCCGGAAGCCGACGTCGTCGGCGACGACGAGACGGGCGCGGAGGCCGACTGA
- a CDS encoding NADP-dependent malic enzyme — protein sequence MGLDDDAREYHRQSPPGKIEISTTKPTNTQRDLSLAYSPGVAAPCLDIADDADEAYNYTAKGNLVGVVSNGSAVLGLGNIGAQASKPVMEGKGVLFKRFADIDVFDIELDRADADEIIECVSAMEPTFGGVNLEDIKAPECFEIEERLREEMSIPVFHDDQHGTAIISGAALLNAAEIVDKELEELDIVFSGAGASAIATARFYVSLGAKRENITMCDSSGIITVDRSDEVNEFKREFAADRPNGDLADAMEGADVFVGLSVADIVSQEMVRSMADNPVIFAMANPDPEITYEAAKDARDDTVIMATGRSDYPNQVNNVLGFPFIFRGALDVRATEINEAMKVAAAEALAELARQDVPDAVVKAYGDQPLQFGSEYIIPKPLDPRVLFEVAPAVAQAAMTSGAARKDLDVADYEERLEARLGKSREMMRVVLNKAKSDPKRVALAEGTDEKMIRAAYQIQEQGIADPILLGDADTIRATAADLGLEFDANIVDPAGEDHEGYADRLHELRRRKGITRSEAGELISRDSNYFGSVMVEQGDADALLTGLTHHYPSALRPPLQVIGTAEDADYAAGVYMLTFKNRVIFAADTTVNLDPDDEVLAEITKHTAELARRFNVEPRAAMLSYSNFGSVENEGTRKPRQAVDILHDDPEVDFPVDGEMQADTAVVEDILEGTYDFTELDEPANVLIFPNLEAGNIGYKLLQRLGGAEAIGPMLVGMDKPVHVLQRGDEVKDIVNLAGVAVVDAQEE from the coding sequence ATGGGGCTGGATGACGACGCACGGGAGTACCACCGGCAATCACCTCCCGGCAAAATCGAGATTTCGACGACGAAACCGACGAACACCCAACGCGACCTGAGCCTGGCGTACTCGCCGGGGGTCGCCGCACCGTGTCTGGACATCGCCGACGACGCAGACGAGGCGTACAACTACACGGCGAAGGGCAACCTCGTCGGCGTCGTCTCGAACGGGTCCGCGGTGCTCGGTCTCGGCAACATCGGCGCACAGGCGTCGAAACCCGTCATGGAGGGGAAGGGCGTGCTGTTCAAGCGCTTCGCCGACATCGACGTGTTCGACATCGAGTTGGACCGCGCCGACGCCGACGAGATTATCGAGTGCGTCTCCGCGATGGAACCGACGTTCGGCGGGGTCAACCTCGAAGACATCAAAGCGCCCGAGTGTTTCGAAATCGAGGAACGACTCCGCGAAGAGATGTCGATTCCCGTCTTCCACGACGACCAGCACGGGACGGCTATCATCTCCGGCGCGGCGCTTCTGAACGCCGCCGAAATCGTCGACAAGGAGCTCGAAGAGCTCGACATCGTCTTCTCCGGCGCGGGCGCGAGCGCCATCGCCACGGCCCGGTTCTACGTCTCGCTGGGCGCGAAGCGGGAGAACATCACGATGTGCGACTCCTCGGGAATCATCACCGTCGACCGCTCCGACGAGGTCAACGAGTTCAAGCGCGAGTTCGCCGCCGACCGCCCGAACGGCGACCTCGCCGACGCGATGGAGGGCGCGGACGTGTTCGTCGGCCTCTCGGTCGCCGACATCGTCTCCCAGGAGATGGTGCGGTCGATGGCCGACAACCCCGTCATCTTCGCGATGGCGAACCCCGACCCCGAGATAACGTACGAGGCGGCCAAAGACGCCCGCGACGACACGGTCATCATGGCGACGGGTCGCTCGGACTACCCGAACCAGGTGAACAACGTACTCGGCTTCCCGTTCATCTTCCGCGGCGCGCTCGACGTGCGCGCGACCGAAATCAACGAGGCGATGAAAGTCGCCGCCGCGGAGGCGCTCGCCGAACTGGCCCGTCAGGACGTCCCCGACGCCGTCGTGAAGGCCTACGGCGACCAGCCGCTGCAGTTCGGCTCGGAGTACATCATCCCGAAACCGCTCGACCCGCGCGTGCTGTTCGAGGTCGCGCCCGCCGTCGCGCAGGCCGCGATGACCAGCGGCGCGGCTCGCAAGGACCTCGACGTGGCCGATTACGAGGAGCGCCTCGAAGCCCGTCTCGGCAAGTCCCGCGAGATGATGCGCGTCGTGCTCAACAAGGCGAAGTCGGACCCCAAGCGCGTCGCGCTGGCGGAGGGCACCGACGAGAAGATGATTCGCGCCGCCTACCAGATTCAAGAACAGGGTATCGCCGACCCGATTCTCCTCGGCGACGCGGACACCATCCGCGCCACCGCCGCCGACCTCGGGCTGGAGTTCGACGCCAACATCGTCGACCCGGCGGGCGAAGACCACGAGGGCTACGCCGACAGGCTCCACGAGCTCCGCCGCCGCAAAGGCATCACCCGGAGCGAGGCGGGCGAGCTCATCAGCCGCGACAGCAACTACTTCGGTAGCGTGATGGTCGAACAGGGCGACGCGGACGCGCTCCTCACCGGTCTCACCCACCACTACCCGAGCGCGCTGCGGCCGCCGCTGCAGGTCATCGGCACCGCCGAAGACGCCGACTACGCCGCAGGCGTGTACATGCTGACGTTCAAGAACCGCGTCATCTTCGCCGCCGACACGACGGTTAACCTCGACCCCGACGACGAGGTGCTCGCCGAAATCACGAAACACACCGCCGAACTCGCGCGGCGGTTCAACGTCGAACCGCGCGCGGCGATGCTGTCGTACTCGAACTTCGGCAGCGTCGAGAACGAGGGCACCCGAAAGCCGCGGCAGGCGGTCGACATCCTGCACGACGACCCCGAGGTCGACTTCCCCGTCGACGGCGAGATGCAGGCCGACACCGCCGTCGTCGAGGATATCCTCGAAGGCACCTACGACTTCACGGAGCTCGACGAACCGGCGAACGTGCTCATCTTCCCGAACCTCGAAGCGGGCAACATCGGCTACAAACTGCTGCAGCGCCTCGGCGGCGCGGAGGCAATCGGCCCGATGCTCGTCGGCATGGACAAACCCGTTCACGTGCTCCAGCGCGGCGACGAAGTGAAGGACATCGTGAATCTGGCGGGTGTGGCGGTCGTGGACGCGCAGGAAGAGTAG